The window GGTCGAACAGGTCGAGGGCGCGGGCGGTGGCCAGCACCTCGACCTGACGGCGGTTCTCCGGGCGGGGGCGGCGTTCGACCAGGCCGGCGGTCTCCATCTGGGTGAGCAGGTTGCTCACCGTGGGCCGGCTGAGCCCGAGGCGTCCGGCGAGTTCGCCGGGGGTGGTGACGGTGTCGCGGGGCAGCGCCCGGATGATCTCGATCTGGGCGTCCGGGATCTCCGGCAGGTGCTCGGCGGCCCGGGCGGCGGTCAGCAGGGTGCGCCGCAGCGGGGAGATGACCGCGGCGAGCCGGGCGGCGTCGAGGGCGGTCATCCGGCGACGCTCAGCGACGGCCGGTTGTTGAGGGCGTCGGGATGGAATCCGGCGGCCTTCTTGTACCCCGTGGCGATCTCGGTGAGCTCGTCCGGCGTGAGGACGTCGTGGATGTGGGCGAAACCGTCCGGGGCGCGTTCGTGCGCGAGGACCATCACCTGCTCGGGGCCCTGACGGCGGTTGCTCAGGACGAGCGCGGTGGTGGCCGGGCGGCGGTCGGCCTCGTAGGCGGCGAGCGCCTCGTCCAGGGGTTTACCGGCCAGTTGGAAGGCCAGGGTACGGGCGTCCAGGACGGCCTGGGAGGCACCGTTGGAGCCGTTCGGGTACATCGGGTGGGCGGCGTCGCCGAGCAGGGTTGCGGGGCCGTGGGTCCACCTGCCGACCGGGTCGCGGTCGACCATCGGGTACTCCAGGATCTCGCCGGCGGCGGCCACCAGTCCGGGCACGTCCAGCCAGGGGAATCGCCAGTCGCGGAACAGGTCGATGATCGGTGCCGGGTCGACGGCCCGGTTCCAGTCGGCGTTCTCTCCGGCGTAGCCGCGGGTGCGCCGCTCGGCGATGAAGTTGATCTCGCCGTTGCCGATCGGATAGGCGACGAACTTCTGCTCGGCGTCGCCCGCCATGATCATCGTGCGGCCGTCCAGGAAACCGGGCGCGCGGGCGGTGCCCCGCCACAGGGTGAGCCCGTTCCAGACGGGGGCGCCCTCGTCCGGGTACCACTGCCTTCTCAGCGCCGAGCCGATGCCGTCGGCGCCGATGACGAGATCGGCCGCCACGGTCAGTTCACCGTCGCCGGTGGCGAAGCAGGCTCCCAGGGCCGCGTCTCGACAGCCCTGGGAGCCGGCGTCGGTCGGGACGGTGAGCAGGCGGTGGCCGGTGTGGACCACGTCGCCGAGGCGTTCGCGGACCGCGGCGAGCAGCTCCATCTGCAGCCGGCCGCGGTGCACCGACAGCTGCGGCCATCGGTAGCCGGCTTCCCGGCCGCGCGGCTCGGACCAGATCGGCTGGCCGTGCCGGTTGTAGTAGGCGAGGGTGCCGGGGGCGGTGCCGAGCCGGGCGATCCGGTCGCCGAGCCCGAGTTCGGTCAGTTCCCGGACGGCGTGCGGCAGCAGGTTGAGGCCGACACCGAGCGGCCGGAGCACGTCCGCCCGCTCGTGGACCGTGACATCGGTGAACCCGGCCGCGTGCAGGCTCAACGCCGCGGCCAGCCCACCGATGCCCGCACCCGCGATCACGATCCTCATGGGCGGATAGTTTTGTGACAAACATGTTGCCTGTCAACGGCCTACCGCCCGTACCGGATGATCAGTGGTGGGAAGGGTGGTCGCCGAGGAGTTTGGTGGCCAGGACGGCGGCCTGGGTGCGCCGCTCGAGGCCGAGTTTCGCCAGGAGGCTGGAGACGTAGTTCTTGACGGTCTTCTCGGCGAGGAACATCCGGCCGGCGATCTCCCGGTTGGTCAGGCCCTCGGCGACGAACTCCAGGATGCGGCGCTCCTGGTCGGTGAGGGAGGCCAGCTCGCGGGGCTGCTCGACACCGTTGCGGATGCGCTCCAGGACACGCTGGGTGACCGCCGGGTCGAGCAGGGACTGGCCGGAGGCGACCCGGCGGACCGCGTCGACCAGGTCGGTGCCGCGGATCTGCTTGAGCACATAACCGGAGGCGCCGGCCATGATCGCGGCGAAGAGCGCCTCGTCGTCCTCATAGGAGGTGAGGATGAGTCCCTTGATCGACGAGTCGACGGCCCGCACGTCACGGCAGACGTCGATGCCGTTGCCGTCCGGCAACCGCGCGTCGAGAACGGCGACGTCGGGACGCAGGGCGGGGATGCGCCGGGCCGCCTCCTGGGCGGACCCCGACTCGCCGACGACCTCGATGTCGCCGCCCGCCTGGAGCAGGTCGACGAGGCCGCGGCGGACGACCTCGTGGTCGTCGAGGAGAAAGACTCGGATCATGTCTCATTCCTACCGCGCGAGGGTCCCTGCCACCTAGGGCCTAAGGTCCCGGGCGGGTCGATCACGGCACCCGATAGCCTTCTCGCGTGGCCGAAGGAACAACCCCCTCGCTCGGTTTGAGCCCGCTCTCCCGGGTCCGTCTCGACGAGCTCCTGCAGGAGATGCAGAACCGGGTCGGCGACATCGTGACCAGTCGTGAGCGGCTGCGTGCCCTGCTCGACGCGGTCGTCGGTATCGGCACCGACCTCGACCTGAACAGCACGTTGCAGCGGATCGTGGAGGCGGCGTGCGCGCTGGCCGACGCCCGCTACGGCGCGCTGGGCGTGCTCGCACCGGACCGGAACAGTCTGTCGGACTTCGTCACGCACGGCATCGACCCGGCCGCGCACGCGAAGATCGGCGACCTGCCGCACGGCCGGGGCGTGCTGGGCCTGCTGATCACCGAGCCGAAACCGGTGCGCCTGCCGGACATCACCAAGCATCCGAATTCGTTCGGGTTCCCGCCGCACCACCCGCCGATGCACAGCTTCCTGGGCGTGCCGGTCCGGACCAGGGACCAGATATTCGGCAACCTCTACCTGGCCCAGAAACGCACCGCCGAGCAGTTCACCGACGACGACGAGGAGCTGGTGGTGGCGCTGGCCGCGGCCGCCGGTGTGGCGATCGACAACGCCCGCCTCTACGAGTTGGCCCAGCGCCGGCAGCGGTGGCTGGCGGCGGCCGCCGAGATCACCAGCGTGCTCCTGGGTACGGTCCGGCGCACCGAGGCGCTGCGGCTGATCGCCCGCCGCGCCCGTGAGGTGGCCGACGCCGAGCTGGTGCTGGTGCTGCTCTTCGAGCCGGATGGTGACCGCTACCGGATCGAGGTCGTCGAGGGTGGCGACTCCGGGCTGGCCGGCCAGGTGCTGCCCGCGTTCGACGACTCGTACCGGCTGGTGGAGAACCTGCCGGACGCGGCCGAGTGGCCGGCCCCGCTGCCGGCCGGACCGGCCCTGGTGGCGCCGCTGAAGAGCAGCCCGCAGGGTGTGCTGATCGTGAGCGGCCCGGCCAGCCCGGACGACGCGGCGCTGCTGTCCACGTTCGCCGGGCAGGCGGCGCTGGCGCTGGAGCGGGCCCGCGCGCAGGAGGAGCGGGAGCTGCTGGCGGTTCTGGAGGACCGCGAGCGGATCGCCCGTGACCTGCACGACGTGGTGATCCAGCGGCTGTTCGCGACCGGCATGCAACTTCAGGGTGCGATGGCGCCGGGGGTCCGGCCCGAGGTGGTGCAGCGGGTGAACACGGCCGTCGACGACCTGGACGCGACGATCAAGGACATCCGCCGGTCGATCTTCGAGCTGCGGGCTCCGGTCGGCGCGACCCTGCGGACCGAACTGCGGGACACCTGTGACGCAGCGCTGGACACGCTCGGGTTCCGGCCCACCCTGGAGACGACCGGGCCGGTGGAGAGCGCCGTGCCGGACGACATCGTGCCGGAGCTGATCGCGGTGCTGCGCGAGGCCCTGTCCAACGTGGCACGGCACGCCCAGGCCAGTAGTGTGCGGGTCTCCGTGCGGGTGGCCGACCGGCAGGCGATCCTCCAGGTCGAGGACGACGGCGTCGGCATCGACCCCAGTCTGGCCCGGGGTGGCCTGGTCAACATGGGTGAGCGGGCGAGCGACCTGGGCGGCGAGTTCGAGATCGGGCCGCGCACGGACGGGCCCGGCACGCTGCTGCTCTGGCGGGTGCCGTTGTAGGACCTTCGGCCCTTATCGCCGGGCGCCGGACGGGGCAACGTAAGGGTATGAACCGCTACGACTCGTCCGACCTGCGGCGCGCCGCTGCGGCCGGCCTCCAGGCCCCGTCCATGTACAACAGCCAGCCGTGGGCGTTCCGTCTGCACGACGGCGCCATCGAGGTTCTCGCGGACCCGGGACGGCAGATCACGATCGCCGACCACGGCGGCTGGGCGTTGCGGCTGGCGCTCGGCGCGGCCACCTTCAACGCCCGCCTGGCGCTCGCCTGGGCCGGCACCCCGGCCGAGGTGAAGCTGCTGCCGGATTTCGACGAGCCGGACGTGGTCGCCCGGCTGACCCCGGCCCCGCACCGGCCGCCGACCTACACCGAGCGTGACCTGTACACGTCGATCGAGCGCCGGTACAGCAACCGGCACCCGTTCTGGCCGGACCCGGTTCCGGCCGATGTGCGGGTGCGGTTGATCGAGGCGGCCCGGGTCGAGGGCGCCTGGCTGGACCTGCTGGTCGGGATGACCGCGCTGACCGGGTTCTCGGAGATCGCGCACAGCGCCGACCGGGTGCTGCGGCGCGACAACAGGTATCAGGCCGAGATGATCACCTGGACCGACACCGAGTCGGCGAACGACGGCATCCCGGTGGCGGCGGCCGCGTCGGTGGCCGAGGCGCAGGACCTGATCCCGCAGCGCAACTTCGGCGGGCGGCGGCGGGCGCCGGGGCGCGACTACGAGCCGGAGCCGCTGGTCGGGATCCTCGGCACGGCCGGTGACCGCAAGCTCGATCAGCTGATGGCCGGGCAGGCGCTGCAGCACGTGCTGCTGACCGCCACCGACGCCGGGCTGTCCAGCTCGCTGATCTCCCAGCCGATCGAGGTGGCGACGGCCCGCGACCAGCTGCGGCGCTCGCTAGGCCGGTCCGGGTTCCCGCAGATCGCGTTCCGGATCGGGTACGGCCAGCCGGGCCACCCGTCGCCGCGCAGGGATGTGGCCGACGTCCTGGTCGGGTGAAGATCATCACTGACCCAGTTGCCAACTATATGCAACAACCACTGGCGGTGAATATGCTGGCGCCATGGACGACGTGCGGGCGATGCACATCGCCAACGGGATCATCAACGGTCCCGTCTCGGCGATCTTCATAGTGATAGCGGTGGCCGGCCTGGCGATCTGTGTCAGCCGCGCCAAGGTCGACCTCGACGACCGGCTCGCCCCGATGGCGGGCCTGGTCGCGGCGTTCATCTTCGCCGTGCAGATGCTCAACTTCCAGGTGCTGCCGGGTGTCTCGGGCCACCTGCTCGGCGGCACCCTCGCGGTCATCCTGGTCGGCCCGTGGGTCGGCGCCCTCTGCGTGGCGACGGTCCTGCTGGTGCAGGCGCTGGTCTTCGCCGACGGCGGGCTCACCGCGATCGGGCTCAACATCACCAACATGGCCCTGATCGGTACGGCTGCCGCGTACCTGCTGGTCGCCCTGCTGCTGCGGGTCCTGCCGCGGACCACCACCGGCCTCGGCGCGACCGCCCTGATCGCCTCGATCGTCGGGGTCGTGGTCGCCTCGCTCGGTTTCGTCGTCGAGTACGCGCTGGGCGGCACCACCGAGCTGTCGCTCGGCGCGATCGCGGGCACCATGGCCGGCGTGCACACCCTGATCGGCGTCGGCGAGGGCCTGATCGCCGCGACCACCGTGGTCACCGTGGCGAAGGTCCGTCCCGACCTGGTGTACGCGCTGCGCGCCTTCCGTAGGCAGCCGACCGTCGCCAAGACGGGAGTCACCGCGTGAAGAAGTTCCTGATCGCCGGCCTGTTCGTGGCCCTGCTGCTGGCCGGGGTCGCCTCCAGCTTCGCCTCCGGCAGCCCGGACGGCCTCGACTACGCCGCCCGTGAGGGCTGCACGTTCAACGCCGACGACGAGATCACCGGCGGCACCTGCATGGCCCAGCAGGAGCAGGAGCATCAGCTCGGCGACAGCCCGCTGGCCGACTACGGCATCAAGGGCATCGACAACGAATACCTCTCCACCGGGTTGTCCGGGGTGGCCGGAGTGCTGCTGACCTTCGCCATCGGCGGCGGCCTCTTCTGGGTGCTGCGCCGCCGTAGGCCGGTCTCCTGATGGGGGCGGGCCACGCGCACCCGCTCCACCTGGACCAGGACAGCCGGATCCACCGGCTCTCGCCCGAGGTCAAGATCGTGGCGGTGCTGCTGTTCACCATCGTCGTGGTGGTCACGCCGCGCGAGGAGTTCACCGCCTTCGCCGGCTACGCCGTGCTGATCGCGCTGGTCGCCGCCCTGGCCCGGGTGCCGGCCGGCTGGCTGCTCAAGCGGTCCACCATCGAGCTGCCGTTCGTGCTGCTGGCCGTGGTGCTGCCGTTCGCCGGCCACGGTGAGCGGATCGACTGGCTCGGAATGTCACTGTCGGTCGACGGCCTCTACGGCGCGTGGAACATCTTCGCCAAGGGCACCCTGGGTGTCCTGGCGTCGTTGCTGCTCGCCGCGACCACCACGATGCGTGACCTGATCCTCGGCCTGGACCGGCTGCGCTGCCCGACCGTGATCACCCAGATCATGACGTTCATGCTGCGCTACGTGGACGTGCTGATCGACGACGCCCGCCGGATGCGGATCGCCCGGCTGTCCCGCGGCTACGACCCGCGGTTCCTCTGGCAGGTGAAGGCGTTCGCGGTCGGCGTCGGCGCGCTGTTCCTGCGCTCCTACGAGCGTGGCGAACGCGTCTACCTGGCGATGCTGTCCCGCGGTTACGCCGGCCGGATGCCGCACCTCGACAGCGACCCGGCGCCGGCCCGTGAGTGGGCACTCTCCTCGACCTTGCCGGTGGCGGCCGCCGGAATCGCCGTCGCCGCCGCGGTGCTGGCATGAGCCTCGGCCCGGCCGGGCACCGCTGCCGTCCTAGCATGATCGGATGACCGCGGCGCTCCAGATCACCGGCCTCACCTTCGCCTATCCCGACGGGCGGCAGGCGCTGCACGGCATCGACCTCACCCTCGCCGAGGGCGAGCG of the Actinoplanes sichuanensis genome contains:
- a CDS encoding MarR family transcriptional regulator; translated protein: MTALDAARLAAVISPLRRTLLTAARAAEHLPEIPDAQIEIIRALPRDTVTTPGELAGRLGLSRPTVSNLLTQMETAGLVERRPRPENRRQVEVLATARALDLFDRFDRAGGEIVAAAAATLTDADRAALAAALPALERLRDALAPRSHLRSAP
- a CDS encoding flavin-dependent oxidoreductase, giving the protein MRIVIAGAGIGGLAAALSLHAAGFTDVTVHERADVLRPLGVGLNLLPHAVRELTELGLGDRIARLGTAPGTLAYYNRHGQPIWSEPRGREAGYRWPQLSVHRGRLQMELLAAVRERLGDVVHTGHRLLTVPTDAGSQGCRDAALGACFATGDGELTVAADLVIGADGIGSALRRQWYPDEGAPVWNGLTLWRGTARAPGFLDGRTMIMAGDAEQKFVAYPIGNGEINFIAERRTRGYAGENADWNRAVDPAPIIDLFRDWRFPWLDVPGLVAAAGEILEYPMVDRDPVGRWTHGPATLLGDAAHPMYPNGSNGASQAVLDARTLAFQLAGKPLDEALAAYEADRRPATTALVLSNRRQGPEQVMVLAHERAPDGFAHIHDVLTPDELTEIATGYKKAAGFHPDALNNRPSLSVAG
- a CDS encoding response regulator — protein: MIRVFLLDDHEVVRRGLVDLLQAGGDIEVVGESGSAQEAARRIPALRPDVAVLDARLPDGNGIDVCRDVRAVDSSIKGLILTSYEDDEALFAAIMAGASGYVLKQIRGTDLVDAVRRVASGQSLLDPAVTQRVLERIRNGVEQPRELASLTDQERRILEFVAEGLTNREIAGRMFLAEKTVKNYVSSLLAKLGLERRTQAAVLATKLLGDHPSHH
- a CDS encoding GAF domain-containing sensor histidine kinase — protein: MQNRVGDIVTSRERLRALLDAVVGIGTDLDLNSTLQRIVEAACALADARYGALGVLAPDRNSLSDFVTHGIDPAAHAKIGDLPHGRGVLGLLITEPKPVRLPDITKHPNSFGFPPHHPPMHSFLGVPVRTRDQIFGNLYLAQKRTAEQFTDDDEELVVALAAAAGVAIDNARLYELAQRRQRWLAAAAEITSVLLGTVRRTEALRLIARRAREVADAELVLVLLFEPDGDRYRIEVVEGGDSGLAGQVLPAFDDSYRLVENLPDAAEWPAPLPAGPALVAPLKSSPQGVLIVSGPASPDDAALLSTFAGQAALALERARAQEERELLAVLEDRERIARDLHDVVIQRLFATGMQLQGAMAPGVRPEVVQRVNTAVDDLDATIKDIRRSIFELRAPVGATLRTELRDTCDAALDTLGFRPTLETTGPVESAVPDDIVPELIAVLREALSNVARHAQASSVRVSVRVADRQAILQVEDDGVGIDPSLARGGLVNMGERASDLGGEFEIGPRTDGPGTLLLWRVPL
- a CDS encoding Acg family FMN-binding oxidoreductase, with product MNRYDSSDLRRAAAAGLQAPSMYNSQPWAFRLHDGAIEVLADPGRQITIADHGGWALRLALGAATFNARLALAWAGTPAEVKLLPDFDEPDVVARLTPAPHRPPTYTERDLYTSIERRYSNRHPFWPDPVPADVRVRLIEAARVEGAWLDLLVGMTALTGFSEIAHSADRVLRRDNRYQAEMITWTDTESANDGIPVAAAASVAEAQDLIPQRNFGGRRRAPGRDYEPEPLVGILGTAGDRKLDQLMAGQALQHVLLTATDAGLSSSLISQPIEVATARDQLRRSLGRSGFPQIAFRIGYGQPGHPSPRRDVADVLVG
- a CDS encoding energy-coupling factor ABC transporter permease, whose amino-acid sequence is MDDVRAMHIANGIINGPVSAIFIVIAVAGLAICVSRAKVDLDDRLAPMAGLVAAFIFAVQMLNFQVLPGVSGHLLGGTLAVILVGPWVGALCVATVLLVQALVFADGGLTAIGLNITNMALIGTAAAYLLVALLLRVLPRTTTGLGATALIASIVGVVVASLGFVVEYALGGTTELSLGAIAGTMAGVHTLIGVGEGLIAATTVVTVAKVRPDLVYALRAFRRQPTVAKTGVTA
- a CDS encoding PDGLE domain-containing protein, translating into MKKFLIAGLFVALLLAGVASSFASGSPDGLDYAAREGCTFNADDEITGGTCMAQQEQEHQLGDSPLADYGIKGIDNEYLSTGLSGVAGVLLTFAIGGGLFWVLRRRRPVS
- the cbiQ gene encoding cobalt ECF transporter T component CbiQ, whose translation is MGAGHAHPLHLDQDSRIHRLSPEVKIVAVLLFTIVVVVTPREEFTAFAGYAVLIALVAALARVPAGWLLKRSTIELPFVLLAVVLPFAGHGERIDWLGMSLSVDGLYGAWNIFAKGTLGVLASLLLAATTTMRDLILGLDRLRCPTVITQIMTFMLRYVDVLIDDARRMRIARLSRGYDPRFLWQVKAFAVGVGALFLRSYERGERVYLAMLSRGYAGRMPHLDSDPAPAREWALSSTLPVAAAGIAVAAAVLA